One genomic window of Glycine max cultivar Williams 82 chromosome 16, Glycine_max_v4.0, whole genome shotgun sequence includes the following:
- the LOC100818485 gene encoding CASP-like protein 4A1, protein MKKIQHSEQKATEPTKKDSKGNKQEGTDSESEQYQNEENQLHTLSEPSPSFSLRSRKSPSPPLHSLSDSPISDAHLSPAPQKPPPDSSPDSSISDGHFTIGEQRLSPAPPTVVTAHRLKVEPAVLTRVDPGAEEGFVKDVEQATGSAGSRRLRPDMTGLLRSKKIATWSKLLLGLRVTAFVFCLASFSVLATDKKQGWAIDSFYLYKEFRYSLSVNVIGFVHSALQICDLGRYFATGKHLVEHQLRGYFTFALDQILTYLLMSASSSAATRAYDWVSNWGEDKFPYMANASVALSLVAFVAFALASLVSGSIVVRFT, encoded by the exons atgaagaaaatacaGCACTCTGAACAAAAAGCAACGGAACCAACCAAAAAGGATTCAAAGGGCAACAAACAAGAAGGCACAGACTCAGAGTCAGAGCAATACCAAAACGAAGAAAATCAACTCCACACGCTTTCGGAACCATCACCATCCTTCTCTCTCCGTTCCCGCAAATCCCCTTCGCCACCACTCCACTCCCTCTCTGACTCCCCCATCTCCGATGCCCACCTCTCCCCTGCGCCGCAGAAGCCGCCGCCCGATTCCTCGCCGGACTCCTCGATCTCCGACGGCCACTTCACGATCGGTGAACAGCGCCTCTCCCCGGCGCCGCCGACCGTGGTGACGGCTCATCGGTTGAAGGTGGAGCCCGCGGTGTTGACCAGGGTCGATCCCGGCGCCGAAGAGGGTTTCGTGAAAGACGTCGAACAAGCCACCGGCAGCGCCGGTAGTCGACGCCTCAGACCGGATATGACCGGTTTGTTGAGGTCGAAAAAAATCGCCACGTGGAGCAAGCTCTTGCTGGGTCTTCGAGTAACcgcttttgttttctgcttgGCGTCTTTCTCGGTGTTGGCCACTGATAAGAAACAGGGCTGGGCTATCGACTCTTTCTATTTATACAAGGAATTCag GTATAGTTTGTCAGTGAATGTTATTGGGTTTGTGCATTCCGCGTTGCAGATATGTGATCTTGGGCGGTACTTTGCAACGGGAAAGCACTTGGTGGAGCACCAGCTAAGGGGTTATTTCACTTTCGCGCTGGATCAG ATCTTGACATACCTTCTAATGTCAGCATCATCATCAGCTGCCACTAGAGCTTATGATTGGGTTTCCAATTGGGGTGAGGACAAGTTCCCCTACATGGCAAATGCATCTGTGGCTTTGTCCTTGGTTGCTTTTGTGGCCTTTGCCTTAGCCTCTCTTGTCTCTGGTTCTATTGTTGTAAGGTTCACATAA
- the LOC100806926 gene encoding UDP-glycosyltransferase 90A1 yields MGPIPSYGAGSHVLLFPFMSKGHTVPLIHLAQILLRRSISVTVVTTPANHSFMAESLNGTVASIVTLPFPTATNIPAGVESTDKLPSMGLPLFYEFSTATSAMQPHFEQLLETLVPRVSFMVTDGFLWWTLHSAKKFRIPRLVYFGMSCYSTSLCMEARSSKILSGPQPDHELVELTRFPWIRLCKEDFDFEYRNPDPNTPGFVFNMKIIESTRESYGILVNSFYELEPTFVDYVSKECSPKSWCVGPLCLAEWTRKVYEGGDEKEKPRWVTWLDQRLEEKSSVLYAAFGSQAEISREQLEEIAKGLEESKVSFLWVIRKEEWGLPDGYEERVKDRGIVIREWVDQREILMHESVEGFLSHCGWNSVMESVTAGVPIVGWPIMAEQFLNARMVEEEVKVGLRVETCDGSVRGFVKREGLKKTVKEVMEGVKGKKLREKVRELAEMAKLATQEGGSSCSTLNSLLHQTCAASHKNQIS; encoded by the coding sequence ATGGGTCCAATTCCTTCCTATGGTGCAGGTTCCCACGTTCTTCTTTTCCCGTTCATGTCCAAAGGTCACACCGTACCCCTTATCCACTTGGCCCAAATCCTCCTCCGTCGTTCCATATCGGTCACCGTCGTCACAACCCCTGCCAACCACTCATTCATGGCCGAATCTCTAAACGGCACCGTCGCCTCCATCGTCACGCTTCCATTCCCCACCGCCACGAATATCCCCGCCGGAGTGGAGAGCACAGACAAGCTTCCCTCCATGGGCTTGCCTCTGTTCTACGAGTTCAGCACCGCCACGTCAGCCATGCAGCCCCACTTCGAGCAACTCCTCGAAACCCTAGTTCCACGTGTCAGCTTCATGGTCACCGACGGCTTCCTCTGGTGGACCCTTCACTCGGCCAAGAAGTTCAGAATCCCCAGGCTGGTCTACTTCGGCATGAGCTGTTACAGCACTAGCCTTTGCATGGAGGCCAGGAGTTCGAAAATTTTGAGTGGGCCCCAGCCCGATCACGAGTTAGTCGAGTTGACTCGGTTCCCATGGATCAGACTCTGCAAGGAAGACTTTGACTTCGAATATAGAAACCCCGACCCCAATACTCCTGGATTTGTTTTCAACATGAAAATCATTGAATCCACACGCGAAAGTTATGGTATTTTGGTCAATAGCTTCTATGAACTTGAGCCTACCTTTGTTGATTATGTGAGCAAAGAATGTTCTCCCAAAAGCTGGTGCGTTGGCCCTTTATGTTTGGCTGAATGGACAAGAAAAGTGTATGAAGGAGGTGATGAGAAAGAGAAACCAAGGTGGGTGACGTGGCTGGATCAGAGGCTTGAAGAGAAAAGTTCTGTATTGTATGCGGCGTTTGGGTCACAAGCAGAGATTTCAAGGGAGCAACTGGAGGAGATAGCGAAGGGGTTGGAGGAATCGAAGGTGAGTTTCTTGTGGGTGATAAGGAAGGAGGAGTGGGGGCTACCAGATGGGTATGAAGAAAGAGTGAAAGACAGAGGGATAGTGATAAGAGAGTGGGTGGATCAGAGAGAGATACTGATGCATGAGAGTGTGGAAGGGTTCCTGAGCCACTGTGGGTGGAACTCGGTGATGGAGAGTGTCACAGCAGGGGTTCCGATAGTGGGGTGGCCAATAATGGCGGAGCAGTTTCTGAATGCGAGAATGGTGGAGGAGGAAGTGAAGGTGGGGTTGAGGGTGGAAACGTGTGATGGGTCGGTGAGAGGGTTTGTGAAAAGGGAAGGGTTGAAGAAGACGGTGAAGGAGGTGATGGAAGGAGTCAAGGGGAAAAAACTGAGAGAGAAAGTGAGGGAGTTGGCAGAGATGGCCAAATTGGCTACGCAAGAGGGTGGCTCATCCTGCTCCACGTTAAACTCCCTCCTTCACCAGACATGTGCTGCTTCTCACAAAAACCAAATTTCTTAA
- the LOC100819016 gene encoding protein BREVIS RADIX — translation MFTCIACTKTDDKDEEGGARESGTPSTKEAVKSLTTQIKDMALKFSGAYKQCKPCTGSSSYKKEHRPYPDFDTISEGVPYPYIGGASSSSTPAWDFTTSHYPGGRSDPRFAGAFGGDRTPRARDSTSVCDVVLEDEDEPKEWMAQVEPGVHITFVSLPNGGNDLKRIRFSREMFNKWQAQRWWGENYDRIMELYNVQRFNKQALNTPSRSEDEQRDSSYSRLTSARESPMASNKDWTPRSHYKPSGSRGYYPSEPLDHGGGGGQYHAGPSMEPARDTTASRDEPSISNASEMETEWVEQDEPGVYITIRQLADGTRELRRVRFSRERFGEVNAKTWWEENRERIQAQYL, via the exons atgtTTACGTGCATTGCGTGTACGAAGACGGATGataaggatgaagaaggagGAGCTCGCGAGAGTGGCACGCCGAGTACAAAAGAAGCCGTCAAAAGCCTGACCACGCAG ATAAAGGATATGGCACTGAAGTTTTCAGGTGCATACAAGCAATGCAAACCCTGCACAGGGTCCAGTAGCTATAAGAAAGAACATAGGCCATATCCAGATTTTGATACTATCTCAGAAGGGGTTCCATACCCTTATATTGGAGGTGCAAGCTCAAGTTCAACACCTGCATGGGACTTCACAACCTCTCACTACCCTGGTGGAAGATCTGACCCTAGATTTGCTGGGGCATTTGGCGGTGACCGCACGCCGAGAGCACGTGACTCAACATCAGTTTGTGATGTAGTCTTAGAGGATGAGGATGAGCCTAAGGAGTGGATGGCACAGGTGGAGCCAGGGGTTCACATTACCTTTGTGTCTCTTCCTAATGGAGGAAATGATCTTAAGAGAATTCGCTTCAG CCGAGAGATGTTTAATAAATGGCAAGCTCAAAGATGGTGGGGTGAGAATTACGACAGAATCATGGAACTTTACAACGTCCAGAGATTTAATAAACAAGCTCTTAACACTCCTTCAAGGTCTGAGGATGAG CAAAGAGATTCTTCTTACTCAAGATTGACATCTGCAAGGGAAAGCCCCATGGCCTCAAACAAGGATTGGACGCCGAGGAGTCATTATAAGCCCTCAGGGAGCAGAGGATATTACCCGTCTGAACCGTTGGATCACGGTGGAGGTGGTGGCCAATACCATGCAGGGCCATCTATGGAACCAGCAAGGGATACCACTGCTTCTAGAGATGAGCCTTCTATCAGCAATGCCAGTGAAATGGAGACAGAATGGGTAGAACAAGACGAGCCAGGAGTTTACATTACAATCAGGCAGTTAGCTGATGGAACAAGAGAGCTTAGACGTGTCAGATTCAG CCGGGAAAGATTTGGGGAGGTGAATGCAAAAACTTGGTGGGAAGAGAACAGAGAGAGAATACAAGCTCAATatctttga